From the genome of Hymenobacter gelipurpurascens:
ACAGGGCCTTCAGTAAAGTTTTGTTATTCCAAGATGTTTGAAGTTCAGCGCAAAATAGCAGCTTGGTACCAGATATAAAAATTTAAAGACTAGCTTTTTCAATCCAAAGTCTGACCTACCGCACTCACTAATGGCAGATTACGCTCCGACAAGAATCAGGCCCTTTTTGCGTTAGCACTGTTACTAAATTAGGTAGACCTGATATATTAAATTATCCCTATGTGGTGGCCTAGAACCATAGACGTGGTTTCGGGCTTACCAGTGGGAGTGCACGCTGCGTTGTACCTTGCCTTTCTCATGCTTTTTTCGCGTTATCGTTATGGCTCAACCGCTCGATCTGGCCGCCGTTCGCTCTTTTGAGAACCTGGAGTTTCTGGCCCGCCAACTGGTGGAAGGCTTCATCACGGGCCTGCATCAGTCGCCGTATCATGGCTTCTCGGTGGAGTTCTCGGAGCACCGCCTCTATAACCCCGGCGAAAGCACGCGCCACCTCGACTGGAAGGTGTTTGCCCGCACCGATAAGCTGTTTGTAAAGCGCTACGAGGAAGAAACCAACCTGCGCTGCCACCTCCTGCTGGACGTGAGCCCCAGCATGTATTACCCCGCGCCGGGCCACGATAAGCTGCGGTTTTCGGTGCTATGCGCCGCGGCCATCACTACGCTTCTGCAGAAACAGCGCGATGCGGTTGGCCTCGTTACGTTCTCCGACCAGGTAGAACTCCAGACACCAGTACGCTCCACCAGCACCCACCGCCACACGCTGCTGCTCACGTTGCAACAACTTCTGGAGCGCGATGCGCCGGCGCGAAAGTCCGTTACGGATGTGGCGGCCGTTATCCATCAGATTGCCCAGCAAATCCCGAAACGGTCTTTGGTTATCCTGTTTTCGGATATGCTGGGGCGCGCTCCGGAAGAGCAGACGCAGGTGCTGGCCGCCCTGCAGCACCTGCGCCACCAACACCATGAGGTGCTGCTGTTCCACGTGATGGACCGCGCCACGGAGTCGGATTTTAATTTTCAGGACCGGCCCTACATCTTCGAGGACGTGGAAACGGGCCAGACGATTAAGCTGCAACCCGGCCAAGTGCGCGACCAATACCGCACGGCCATGCTGGCCTATGAGCGGGAACTGGCCCTGCGCTGCGGGCAGTATAAGATTGACTTCGTGCCCGTAGATATCCGGGAGCCGTTCGACAAGGTGCTATACGCCTACCTAGTGAAGCGTGGAAAGGTGCGGTAAGTGGCCTAGCGCTACTATTTAGACGATCTTTGCAACTATGAACGTACCGATTATTGCAGGAGGGGTGGTGGCCTGGTTTTTACCGCTGGTATTTACCGTGTACACCGCGCACATGTATGGCCGCTCCTGGTGGAAATGGCTGTTGGTGGCCATGGTGCTGCCGTATATTTCGGTAGCTATCATCATGGCAGTGGTGTGGAAGGAAAGCCAGCAGCGCGAGCAGGCCGAGGAAGCTAAAATTGCCGCCGAACGAGCCGCCCGCTATACTTCTCGTCCGGAGCCCGCAGGCTCAGGTGAGGCGCCCAATGCTTCTGAGTAGGGAAGTTAAGGTGGCCTAGCGGCTGCTACTTGGCGGGCGTGTTATCCAACGACTGCCACAGATACTTGCTGGCCAGCGTGCGATGCGGGCGCCAGGCTTCCGCTATTTCCGTCATGCGTTTGAGCAGGGCCCGGCCGGTCTCCTCCAGGCCATAGTGCTTGCGCATGGCGTTCTGAATGCCTAGGTCGCCCTCCGGAAACACATCAGGCTGATCCAGGGCAAACATCTGCAGCATCTGGGCAGTCCAGCGGCCGACGCCTTTTATCTGGGTGAGGTGAGCCGTGAAGGCATCGGCATTAAGCTGGCTGAGATGGGCGTGGTCGAGCTGGTCGCGTTGGGCGAAATCGGCAATGGCGCGCAGATAGCCCGCTTTCTGGCGCGAAATGCCGGCGGTGCGCAAGTCTTCATCCGTGAGCAGCAACAGGGCCGCCGGCTCGGGGTAGCCGTCGGGGGCAAACAGCGCCTGCACCTTCCGCCAGATGGCGGCGGCGGCTTTCGTGGAAATCTGCTGGCTCACAATGGCCCGCAGCAGCGCCAGGTACAGGTCTTCGTGGGCGGCTGGCTGAATAGGGCGGCCCTGCGCAATGAGGCGAGCCAGAACAGGATCAGCCCCGGAAAGGTGGCCTAGGGCGGGGTCAGGAGAATGCATAAGATCAAGTAGTGGCCTAGCCAGGTCGGCTAAACAATATCCATGGTATGAGTGGGTACGGAAAATTCGGCCAGTAGCTCGCCGGTGGGGGAGAGCCGTAGGCCAGTCAGGGCGCGGCCCATGTAGGCGCCCGTATCAATATTGAAGACGTTGGCGGTAGGGTCGAAGGTTGGCTCGCCGTTGGCAGTGGGCGTGTGGCCAATTACCTGCCGTTTGCCCACGTTCAGGAGCGGGCCGCGGCGCCAAAGCACGCCATCCATATTCGCTGGGTTGAGGGGTTCGGCTACATCGGCAAAGCCGGCATGGCTGACGAGTACGTGGTCGTTTTCCCAAAACAAGGGTCGCTGCGCTACCCAGGCCAGATGCGGCTGTAGCCACGAAGGGCGCGCTTTGTACTGCTGCACGGTTTCGCGGCCGCCCCACTTCATCCAGGCCAGGTTGGGGCCGTGGGGGCCGTAGTGCTTCAGCATCTCATACTCGTGGTTGCCCAGCAGAAACACAGTGCGGTCGGGGTGGCGGGTTTGCAGATCCTGGGCCAGCTGCACGCACTCGGGGCTGTAGTGGCCGCGGTCTACCAGGTCGCCGGTTTGCAGGAGTACCTCCTCGGCGGGGTTCCACTGCTGCAGCAGCTCCAGCAGCGTATGGTAGCAGCCGTGTACATCACCGATGACGAATAGATTCATAGCGGGCGGGTAAGGGGAGAAGCGGAGCAAGTACAACTACGGGCCACTTCTGGTGCGTTGCCCGGAAGTGAACTAGCGGAGGTACACGGTGGTCTGCTAGGCCACTGCTCTGAGTAGAATTAGTGTACGGTTATGGGCTCGTCATCGGGGGCCATGGTAAGCCCCAGGCGCTTTACCAATGGCCCAATTGTGAGGCCCTGTACAATAATGCTGAAGATAACTACTACATAAGTAATGCCCACAATTAGGTCGCGGGGCATGGTTTCCGGCAGCGAGAGAGCCAGCGCCACCGAGATGCCGCCGCGTAGGCCACCCCAGGTGAGTATGCGCAGGTTGGGCCGGTTGAACTCGAAGCGGCTGCGCAGCAAGCTCAGGGGCAGGGCCACCGATGCCAACCGGGCCAGTAGCACTACCACAATGGCTACGGCCCCTACCAGCAGAATAGTGCGGTTGATGTCCAGAATCAGCATTTCCAGACCGATTAACACAAACAGCACCGCGTTCAGAATCTCATCCAGAATTTCCCAGAACTTATCCAGGTACTCCCGCGTGAGGTCCGACATGCCCAGGGCGCGGCCTTTGTCGCCTACAATGAGGCCCGCCACCACAATGGCCAGCGGCCCGGACGTATGCAAGGCCGTGGCCAACGCCGTGCCGCCCATCACCAGTGCCAGCGTGATAATGACTTCCACCTGATAGTTGTCAATGGTCCGCAGGGCCCAGAAAGTGGCGTAGCCCAGGGCCGCGCCCAGCAATATTCCGCCCACGGCTTCCCGCAAAAACAGTTCGCCTATCACACTAGCCGTGGCCTCGGCCGCCCCGAACTGGGCAATCTGAAACAGGCTCACGAACAGCACCACGGCAATGCCATCGTTGAATAAGGATTCGCCGACGATATTGATTTCCAGTGATTTATTGATGCGAGCCTCCTTGAGAATTCCCAGCACCGCAATGGGGTCGGTGGGAGAGATAAGGCAGCCGAAAAGCAGGCAGTAAATAAAGTCGATGTTGAGCCCAAACAGCGGCAATATATAATACATGGTGCTGGCTACCAGCGCCGTAGAAACCAAAGTGCCCACGGAGGCCAGAGCCGCAACCGGCAAGCGTTGGTCGCCAAGGGCGCGCACATCTACATGGATGGCTCCCGCAAAGAGCAGAAAGCTGAGCATCACCTGCATGAGCACCGTATGAAAGTCGATGGCTCGCAGGAGCTGGCTGGCCGTTAGTACCCAATCAACGCCCAGGTGGCCCAAGCCAACCGTAATCAGCGAGGAAACCAGCGCCAGAATCATCAGGCCAATGGTGCTGGGCAACCGCAGAAAACGGTGGTTGATGTACCCAAAAATGGCTGCCATCACCAGCAGGAGTGCGAACGTATTGTATAGCTGCATAGGCAGAACGGGAAAAGCGTAGGAAAACCAGCTTACGCAGAATGCACCATGCACGGTGCCAACCTGAGTTGGTTGGGCGGTGGGCAAGAACAAAAAGCACCCTGCCAGAAGCCTCCTTACCAGGGAAAAGAAGCTTTTGGCAGGGCACCAAGGTAACCTGATAAACTGGCTTATAGGCCAGTCAGGGCGGCTTCAATGCGCTCAATCATGGCATCATCCACATCCAGGTGGGTCACGAAGCGAATCATCTGGGGGCCGAAAGACGATGCCTTGATGCCTTGCGCTTCCAGCTTCGTCAGGAATTGCTCAGCTGGCATGCTATCTTCTAATTTGAAGATAACTAGGTTGGTCTCGACGGGCAATACAGTAGCCACGTAGGGCTGCATGGCTAGTGTAGCCCCGAGGCGTTGGGCGCGAGCGTGGTCGTCGGCGAGGCGCTCCACATTGTGTTCGAGGGCATAGAGGCCAGCGGCGGCAATGTAGCCGGCCTGGCGCATGCCGCCACCCATCACCTTCCGGATGCGCTTGGTTTTCTGGATGAATTGCTTGCTGCCCAGCAGCACGGAGCCCACCGGCGCGCCCAGCCCTTTAGAGAGGCACACCGAAATCGTATCGAACAGGCGGCCGTATTCCTTCGCCGACTGGCCCGTGGCTACCAGCGCGTTGAACACGCGGGCGCCATCTAGGTGGAGCGGAATGCCGTGGCGCTGAGCTACTTCAGCAATGCTCTCGATTTCCGACAGTTCATAGCAGCTTCCGCCGCCGCGGTTGTGGGTGTTTTCGAGGGAGATGAGGCTGGTGGTGGGGTAGTGGACGTTCACGGGCCGGATGGCGGCTTCCACCTGCTCGGCCGTGAGGCGGCCGCGGTTGCCGGGTAGCAAAGCCACCGAAGCCCCCGAGTGGAAGGCAATGCCGCCTACTTCCCACAAATAAATATGCGAAGTCTGCTCACAGACCACTTCCGACAAAGGCTCGGTGTGGGCCTTGATGGCAATCTGGTTGGTCATGGTGCCGGAGGGGCAGAACAGGCCGGCTTCTAGGCCGAAACGGCTGGCGGCTTCCTGCTCCAGGGCCCGTACGGTGGGGTCTTCCTCGTATACATCATCGCCGACGCGGGCATGAAACATGGCGTCGAGCATGGCAGGAGTGGGGCGCGTGACGGTGTCCGAGCGCAGGTCAATCAAGGGGAGGCTCATAAGATGTTTGCTGGAAATACGGGAAAGGTTTCCCGGTGTCAAATTTAGTACTTACTTTTGCCCCTCATTTACAGAAAGACTTTAACCGACCCGGAAAAATGAGCGTTACCCGTCTGAAGCGGAAGCACCGCAAGAATATTGCCCGCGCTAACAACAAGCAGCGTGTTATCAAGCAACTACTCCTGACCCCCGTTCTGAAGAACGTAGACATCGAGGAGCTGAAAGCCCGCTTCACCAAGACCGAAGCCGCCGCTTAAGCTGCGTTTTTGTGTCTGGCACACCTACCCCGGTGTCGGTGGGTTTTCGTCAGAAATTCCAAAGCGTCTTTCCTGCAAAGGAGAGGCGCTTTTTTGTTGCTAGGCCACTTTAACGTTGTGCGGCCGTTGACCCCACCCCAACCCCTCCCCTCGGGGAGAGGGGTTTATTTTACTTTGGCAACCTCAGCTAGAGAAGTCGTTACAGTGCTAATCTAAGCCCCTCTCCCCGAGGGGAGGGGTTGGGGTGGGGTCACCGGCCGCACGAAATTCTCCTAGGCCAGTTAATGGCTACCCCACGCGCGGCCCCAACTCAATGGCTTGCAGCTGCTGGACTTTACCGTTTTCTACCTCGAAGCGA
Proteins encoded in this window:
- a CDS encoding cation:proton antiporter, which translates into the protein MQLYNTFALLLVMAAIFGYINHRFLRLPSTIGLMILALVSSLITVGLGHLGVDWVLTASQLLRAIDFHTVLMQVMLSFLLFAGAIHVDVRALGDQRLPVAALASVGTLVSTALVASTMYYILPLFGLNIDFIYCLLFGCLISPTDPIAVLGILKEARINKSLEINIVGESLFNDGIAVVLFVSLFQIAQFGAAEATASVIGELFLREAVGGILLGAALGYATFWALRTIDNYQVEVIITLALVMGGTALATALHTSGPLAIVVAGLIVGDKGRALGMSDLTREYLDKFWEILDEILNAVLFVLIGLEMLILDINRTILLVGAVAIVVVLLARLASVALPLSLLRSRFEFNRPNLRILTWGGLRGGISVALALSLPETMPRDLIVGITYVVVIFSIIVQGLTIGPLVKRLGLTMAPDDEPITVH
- a CDS encoding threonine aldolase family protein — protein: MSLPLIDLRSDTVTRPTPAMLDAMFHARVGDDVYEEDPTVRALEQEAASRFGLEAGLFCPSGTMTNQIAIKAHTEPLSEVVCEQTSHIYLWEVGGIAFHSGASVALLPGNRGRLTAEQVEAAIRPVNVHYPTTSLISLENTHNRGGGSCYELSEIESIAEVAQRHGIPLHLDGARVFNALVATGQSAKEYGRLFDTISVCLSKGLGAPVGSVLLGSKQFIQKTKRIRKVMGGGMRQAGYIAAAGLYALEHNVERLADDHARAQRLGATLAMQPYVATVLPVETNLVIFKLEDSMPAEQFLTKLEAQGIKASSFGPQMIRFVTHLDVDDAMIERIEAALTGL
- a CDS encoding metallophosphoesterase is translated as MNLFVIGDVHGCYHTLLELLQQWNPAEEVLLQTGDLVDRGHYSPECVQLAQDLQTRHPDRTVFLLGNHEYEMLKHYGPHGPNLAWMKWGGRETVQQYKARPSWLQPHLAWVAQRPLFWENDHVLVSHAGFADVAEPLNPANMDGVLWRRGPLLNVGKRQVIGHTPTANGEPTFDPTANVFNIDTGAYMGRALTGLRLSPTGELLAEFSVPTHTMDIV
- a CDS encoding DNA-3-methyladenine glycosylase family protein, whose product is MHSPDPALGHLSGADPVLARLIAQGRPIQPAAHEDLYLALLRAIVSQQISTKAAAAIWRKVQALFAPDGYPEPAALLLLTDEDLRTAGISRQKAGYLRAIADFAQRDQLDHAHLSQLNADAFTAHLTQIKGVGRWTAQMLQMFALDQPDVFPEGDLGIQNAMRKHYGLEETGRALLKRMTEIAEAWRPHRTLASKYLWQSLDNTPAK
- a CDS encoding DUF58 domain-containing protein, with the protein product MAQPLDLAAVRSFENLEFLARQLVEGFITGLHQSPYHGFSVEFSEHRLYNPGESTRHLDWKVFARTDKLFVKRYEEETNLRCHLLLDVSPSMYYPAPGHDKLRFSVLCAAAITTLLQKQRDAVGLVTFSDQVELQTPVRSTSTHRHTLLLTLQQLLERDAPARKSVTDVAAVIHQIAQQIPKRSLVILFSDMLGRAPEEQTQVLAALQHLRHQHHEVLLFHVMDRATESDFNFQDRPYIFEDVETGQTIKLQPGQVRDQYRTAMLAYERELALRCGQYKIDFVPVDIREPFDKVLYAYLVKRGKVR